AACATGCCCCATAAAATCAAATCTTCCGTCTAGCTATGTGAATTGGCCAAACTTAGATAAATTTACCCTTATACGCAATTCATTCTCTCGAAAACAACTTAACTTCTCGCTGTTATTGACCTAATTAACCGAACCTTACCAAACAAAAAATTGTACCTTTGTAACAATGAAGTACATCTATCTTTTTCTTGCCATAGCCGCTGAGATATTTGCAACCACTTTTCTAAAGAAGTCTGCAGGTTTTACCCTTATAAAACCTACCCTTATCTGTATTGTAGGTTATATTATTGCCTTCTATTTTTTAAGTATCACACTTAAATACCTCCCCGTCGGAATATCCTATGCAATTTGGTCTGGGGTTGGTATTGTAGCCATTACGCTGATTGGTATGTTCTTATTCAAACAGATCCCCGATACAGCAGCCATTATCGGCATGGTCTTGATTGTCGTTGGAGTCATTATTATTAATCTCTTTTCAAAAATGGGCGCACATTAGCTGATCTAAGATCTAAATTTGTACTTTTGTAACTTACATAAATAAAAGGATACGTGTCGTTAGAGAAACTAAAACTTAGCAAAAGATTGACTGCTACGATGACCGAACTCGGTTACCTAGCTCCAAAGGAAATTCAAAGTAGATGCATTTCCAGAATTCTTGGTGGACAGGATGTAATTGCCATCGCTCCGGAAGGTGCTGGCAAAACCACAACTTATGTCTTATCTACCTTGATGAAGTTGAAATTCACAACAGATGAAGCTCCGAAGTTTTTGATCTTGGCGCCTAATGAAGAACGTATCGGCGAAATTGTTGAGAGATTCTACCAATTAAGCAAAAATAAAGGTCTTCGCATCATTGGATTACGGGCTTCAGGTAGCATGGAAGAAGAAATCGAAGAACTGGTTGATGGAAAAGATATTGTTGTAGCTACTCCAAATCGTGCAAGAGCGATCTATCTTAAATTGGCCTTGAATCTCAACCGTATTCAGACACTAATTATTGATGATGCTGAAGAGATTATCAAACAAGGAATGCAAAATACAGTAAGGGAATTAGCCGAAAGCTGTGGAAAGGTACAACATTTGGTTTTCAGTACTGTTGAACACCAAAAACTTTATGACATGATCGACAATTTCATGAATGAAAATTGTGCCTCAGTCGAAATAGATGAACTTGAAAATGACACTGTCGACACCCTGGATCTATTATTATATCATGTTCCCAATTTCACAACAAAGATCAATTTATTAAATCTTCTGTTGCAGGATAAAGAAGTATTTCAAAAAGTAATCGTCTTTGTAAACTCGAAACTTACTGCCCAAAAGTTGGCCAGCAGTTTGTTCAGTAGCAATAAAGAAGAAATTGCTATCCTCAATCCATTGTTCTACGATGATTTTGGCTACGAGACCATGGAAGATTTCAAGGAAAATAATCAATCTCGTGTCTTGATTATTTCACGGGAAAATACAAACGATGTGGACCTTTCCGCTATTCCATTCATTTTTCAATTTGAGTTACCGAATGAAAAGGAGGAATTCTTAAATCATCTTGTTAAAAATGACGATAATGAAGAATCAGTCGTGTTGACTTTCACAACAGATCTGGAATTACCAATGGTCAAAAAAATAGAACAGGCCGTCGGTAAAAGAATGGATGTTTTGGAATTGCCTGAGGACCTTGCAATCTATAATCCCATCGCCGACAAAAAGAAAAAGTCGAGCAAGGAGGAAGATAAAGAAGATCTTTCCCGTGGCGGTGCTTTTCACCAAAAGAAAGAAAGCAATGCCAAAACCTTTAATTATGGGGGTGGTGAAAAGGCAAAAATGACGATGAAAATGAAAAAGAAATAAAAATAGAAAAGGGAAGTTTTAAGCTTCCCTTTTCTATTTTTATTTCTTGTGCTGACGGATGTATGCTAATCCAATAAATCTGTTTCATATACGATACACTATTATTGATTCAGTGAATTCCGAACGCCCATATCCAGAGCGTCTCCGTTAACAATAGCCTACTTTAGAATTTTTTTCAATAATTTAATATACGCATTTGCGATTCTTTCCATACCTTGATCATTTGGATGAGCATAGTCTACAGTCGAATTCAGATCCAGATTAAGCTCTTGGCTCGACAATAAGAAAAGCTGGCGAACCCCTTTCGATTGTAATTTTTCAAACGCAGCTTTCAGTACACGGCTACTTTGCTGATACTCTGCATTTTTATCTTCATTAAAGACTTCTGCTATACTTCCCGAACTATGCTGGGTCAAAATGATAGGCGTTGCGGGATGTTCTTTTCTTAAAAATGTCACCGCATGGACCAACAAAGAATCCAATTGTGTCTCTGTTAACGATTTCGAAATAGCCAGATTGGGAATACAATCGAGAATATAGCAGGCGGCATCTTCTTGGTTCATCATATTTAAAATAGGCTGTTCAAGTCGACCATTTCCAGAGAAACATAAATTGATCACTTCGTTATTAAATGCCCTTCCTACCTGACTGGTCCAAGCCAAACCAGGACGGCTTGTACAGGCCCCCTGTCCGATCGAGGTTCCATAGACAACAATGGGCTTTGCTGCTGTGGTATGAGTATACGTTAATTTAGCCGTATTTGGCACACCAATCTTTAACCACTTAACAGTATTGTAGAGCGGAAGATATAAGCGATAATTAAATTTTTCATTGCGCCCAATATTCTTCCACGTATAAGAAATAGTATCCGAAAAATCATAACTGCCATAAGCCCACTTCCATTCTTTCTTTACCGTATCATAAGCATAAAGATCCAGCCCACTAACACCTGTTGTTGGCATATGGGGCATATTTAAGCCTCCGGCAACTTGGTATTGAACTGTAATCTCAGGCGAAGAAGTTTGAAAGTCAATATAGAATCCTGCGCTATTCTTACCTAGCTCCCATACTGGTTTACGTACCTGACTTTCCAATTCATCGGGAAGTCTGTTGAAGGCCGAAAGCTTCTGATTCTCCAGCCTACCTTCCACATGCTTATCTTCTAGTGGAGAAAACCAACTATAACTCTCCTGCGCTTTGATGGCAGAAAAAGACAACAACAAAAACGCTGTCAATGCAACTTTTGAGAACATACAATAATTTAGCTTTAAGTTTGGTGTAATTGATTATAAAAAAGGAGCCTATTGGCTCCTTTCTATTGCGATTTATTTATTATACTATAAAATAGCTTGTCTAACTCGGACCAGTTTTTCCATCAAGCCTTCAAGTAAATCCAAATGTAACATATTGGCGCCATCAGACTTCGCATTTGCCGGATCAGGATGTGTTTCTATAAACAGGCCGTCGGCTCCCACCGCTATTGCAGCTTTGGCTATTGTTTCAATTAATGCTGGTTTCCCTCCTGTTACGCCAGAAGTTTGATTCGGTTGTTGTAAGGAATGTGTACAGTCCATTATCGTGGGCACGTTAAAAGAACGCATTTCGGGAATCCCGCGATAATCTACAATGAGATCCTGATAGCCGAACGTATTACCGCGATCAGTTAAAAAAACCTTCTCATTTCCAGATTCCACGATCTTATCCACTGCAAATTTCATAGATCCAGCACTCAAAAACTGACCTTTCTTTACATTGACCACCTTGTTCGTTTTTGCTGCTGCAACTAATAAATCAGTCTGTCTGCACAAAAATGCTGGAATTTGAAGAACGTCAACGTATGCGGCTGCCATTTCCGCCTCATGGCTCTCATGGATATCCGTCACCGTCGGTACACCAAAAGTTTTCCCAACTTTCTCTAAAATCTTCAACGCTTTCTCATCACCTATTCCCATAAATGAATCTAGGCGCGATCTATTGGCCTTGCGGTAGGATCCTTTGAAAATGTACGGAATATTTAGTTTATCTGTAATTGTAACAATCTTTTCAGCAATACGCAAAGCGATTTCTTCTCCTTCAATTGCACATGGCCCCGCCATTAAAAAGAAATTCTGCGATGTCCCATTCTTGATTTCGGGAATGTATTTGTTAATCATATAATTATAAAAAATTAATTGCCGAGTTCTGATAAAAATTTGATTCGCATCAATTGGAGATCCTCATAGCTATAATCATCTCCACCTAATTCTTTAAGCGCATCATTAATTGAATCAGTCTCTGCTGTCTTAAAATAGTCATATACCTCATCTTGACGATCCTCATCTATGACCTCATCAATAAAGTAATTGATATTGATTTTCGTTCCTGCGTTTACGATCGTCTCAATTTCTTTCAATATTTCTTCATAAGTTATCCCCTTAGCTGAGGCAATATCATCTAATGCAATTTTACGATCGATATTTTGAATAATAGACACTTTTAATGCCGATTTATTAGCTGTACTCTTAATGACAAGATCCACAGGTCTATCAATTTCATTCTCCTCAACATAGTCTTTGATCAAGGCAATAAATGGAGCACCAAATTTAATCGCTTTACCATTCCCTACCCCCTGAATCTGTTTCAACTCATCGATAGCAATTGGATAATGTGTACACATTTCTTCCAGCGAAGGATCTTGAAAGATAACAAACGGCGGCAGGGACTTGCCCTTTGCAATTTTCTTACGTAAATCTTTAAGCATACCCAACAAGACGGTATCTAAGGCCCCTGTACCCTGGCCTGTATCTTCCGAACTTGTATTATCCCCCCCTTCAATTGGACGATTCAAAACAAATTTTAGTTGATAAGGATTATCCAGATAATGACGACCAATAGCTGTCAATTTTAAAAGGCCATAATGATCAATATCTTTTTCGATAAAGTTATCAAGCACTGCCTGCCTAAGTAAGGATTTCCAATAAATAACACCTTTATCTTTGCCCTTTCCGAAAAGACGATGTTCATCATGTTTATAGGCGGATACGGGTTGGTTGTTTTGGCCGATCATGACGTTAATCACGTGATGATCATCAAATTTTTCACCCTGTTCTTGAATAAAGCCCAATACATCTTTTAAAGCGTCTTCGGCCTCAAAATATTCTTTTTCCGAACGACAATTATCACACATATTAT
The DNA window shown above is from Sphingobacterium thalpophilum and carries:
- a CDS encoding multidrug efflux SMR transporter, producing MKYIYLFLAIAAEIFATTFLKKSAGFTLIKPTLICIVGYIIAFYFLSITLKYLPVGISYAIWSGVGIVAITLIGMFLFKQIPDTAAIIGMVLIVVGVIIINLFSKMGAH
- a CDS encoding DEAD/DEAH box helicase, with the translated sequence MSLEKLKLSKRLTATMTELGYLAPKEIQSRCISRILGGQDVIAIAPEGAGKTTTYVLSTLMKLKFTTDEAPKFLILAPNEERIGEIVERFYQLSKNKGLRIIGLRASGSMEEEIEELVDGKDIVVATPNRARAIYLKLALNLNRIQTLIIDDAEEIIKQGMQNTVRELAESCGKVQHLVFSTVEHQKLYDMIDNFMNENCASVEIDELENDTVDTLDLLLYHVPNFTTKINLLNLLLQDKEVFQKVIVFVNSKLTAQKLASSLFSSNKEEIAILNPLFYDDFGYETMEDFKENNQSRVLIISRENTNDVDLSAIPFIFQFELPNEKEEFLNHLVKNDDNEESVVLTFTTDLELPMVKKIEQAVGKRMDVLELPEDLAIYNPIADKKKKSSKEEDKEDLSRGGAFHQKKESNAKTFNYGGGEKAKMTMKMKKK
- a CDS encoding SGNH/GDSL hydrolase family protein, with amino-acid sequence MFSKVALTAFLLLSFSAIKAQESYSWFSPLEDKHVEGRLENQKLSAFNRLPDELESQVRKPVWELGKNSAGFYIDFQTSSPEITVQYQVAGGLNMPHMPTTGVSGLDLYAYDTVKKEWKWAYGSYDFSDTISYTWKNIGRNEKFNYRLYLPLYNTVKWLKIGVPNTAKLTYTHTTAAKPIVVYGTSIGQGACTSRPGLAWTSQVGRAFNNEVINLCFSGNGRLEQPILNMMNQEDAACYILDCIPNLAISKSLTETQLDSLLVHAVTFLRKEHPATPIILTQHSSGSIAEVFNEDKNAEYQQSSRVLKAAFEKLQSKGVRQLFLLSSQELNLDLNSTVDYAHPNDQGMERIANAYIKLLKKILK
- the kdsA gene encoding 3-deoxy-8-phosphooctulonate synthase, coding for MINKYIPEIKNGTSQNFFLMAGPCAIEGEEIALRIAEKIVTITDKLNIPYIFKGSYRKANRSRLDSFMGIGDEKALKILEKVGKTFGVPTVTDIHESHEAEMAAAYVDVLQIPAFLCRQTDLLVAAAKTNKVVNVKKGQFLSAGSMKFAVDKIVESGNEKVFLTDRGNTFGYQDLIVDYRGIPEMRSFNVPTIMDCTHSLQQPNQTSGVTGGKPALIETIAKAAIAVGADGLFIETHPDPANAKSDGANMLHLDLLEGLMEKLVRVRQAIL